One region of Flavobacterium sp. KACC 22763 genomic DNA includes:
- a CDS encoding TlpA family protein disulfide reductase, giving the protein MKQLVLAVIAFISFSCTQAQKTAFSKEALSEKLLASDGSQVTFKNILKKYKGKTLVIEVWASWCGDCVKAMPKLKELQANNPDVSYLFISADKTADKWKAGIEKHELNKGDHYMMNDGMKGLFGKAIDLDWIPRYIVVDKTGKIVLYRAIETDFEKINSTLQSLK; this is encoded by the coding sequence ATGAAACAATTAGTCCTAGCCGTAATTGCATTTATCTCTTTTTCTTGCACACAAGCTCAGAAAACAGCTTTTTCGAAAGAGGCTTTATCTGAGAAATTACTAGCCTCTGACGGAAGTCAGGTTACTTTCAAAAACATCTTAAAAAAATACAAAGGAAAAACTTTGGTTATCGAAGTTTGGGCTTCTTGGTGTGGCGACTGTGTAAAAGCAATGCCAAAACTAAAAGAATTGCAAGCTAATAATCCTGATGTTTCTTACTTATTCATTTCTGCTGACAAAACAGCTGATAAATGGAAAGCTGGAATCGAAAAACACGAATTAAATAAAGGCGATCATTACATGATGAACGACGGTATGAAGGGGCTTTTCGGAAAAGCCATTGATTTAGATTGGATTCCAAGATATATCGTAGTTGACAAAACAGGAAAAATCGTTTTATACAGAGCGATCGAAACTGATTTTGAGAAAATCAATTCTACTTTACAATCATTGAAATAA
- a CDS encoding alpha/beta hydrolase has protein sequence MSSLQKILFVFSFIFLSNITFSQEKTINKDQRYIFFFHNKFVEENDLNAVHPEYGRAEYNEILESYRKDNFIVFSEKRKKNTNSAEYAEKMAKQIKKLIKKGVPPNHITVIGTSQGGYIAQFVSTYLSNPDLNFVFIGCFRDVDIQEIPDINFCGNILTIYEKSDIYGVSAIKRKETSKCKIEHFKEIELNTGLKHGFLYKAADNWLTPSKKWANGNYELN, from the coding sequence ATGAGTTCACTTCAAAAAATCCTCTTTGTATTCTCCTTTATTTTTCTTTCAAACATCACATTTAGTCAAGAAAAAACTATCAATAAAGACCAACGTTACATTTTCTTTTTTCACAATAAATTTGTTGAAGAAAATGATTTAAATGCAGTTCATCCAGAATATGGCAGAGCAGAATACAATGAAATTTTAGAATCTTATAGAAAAGACAACTTTATTGTTTTTAGTGAAAAAAGAAAGAAAAACACTAACTCTGCTGAATATGCCGAGAAGATGGCAAAACAGATCAAAAAGCTTATAAAGAAAGGCGTCCCTCCAAATCATATCACAGTAATAGGGACTTCACAAGGTGGTTATATTGCTCAATTTGTTTCAACTTATCTCTCCAATCCAGATCTGAATTTTGTTTTTATTGGATGCTTTAGAGATGTTGATATTCAAGAAATTCCTGATATTAATTTCTGTGGCAATATTTTAACTATTTATGAAAAATCAGATATTTACGGAGTTTCTGCCATTAAAAGAAAAGAAACGTCTAAATGTAAAATAGAGCATTTTAAAGAAATTGAACTTAACACAGGTCTAAAACATGGCTTTTTGTATAAAGCTGCGGACAATTGGCTTACTCCAAGCAAAAAATGGGCAAATGGAAATTACGAACTGAATTAA
- a CDS encoding BT_3928 family protein, whose product MKNIITQFSRLFVGVLFIISGLIKLNDPVGFSYKLAEYFSEPVFNMPFLEPLALGLAIFLVILEVVLGVMLLVGYKSKLTIWALLLLIVFFTFLTFYSAYFDVVKDCGCFGDALHLTPWQSFTKDVVLLFFILILFINKKLVKPLFSKLVTNIITLISIILCVFMAVWVINHNPIKDFRPYKVGTNIEKGMEIPEGAPKSVVEMIFIYKVNGVDKEFTEKDLMNIPEGAVFVDRKDKIISEGYVPPIHDFTMTKDDSDYKEELLKEPKLLIYVTYDLNLSNPEGMKKLAKVTADAKAKGYKVIGMTASGADEIAKAKNDYALDIDFYFCDGTALKTVERANPSIVVVHDGTIAQKVHYNDVDDLKL is encoded by the coding sequence ATGAAAAACATCATTACTCAATTTTCCCGATTATTTGTCGGTGTCCTATTTATTATTTCCGGATTAATAAAGCTGAATGATCCTGTTGGATTCTCTTATAAACTGGCTGAATATTTCAGTGAACCAGTTTTCAATATGCCGTTTTTAGAGCCATTGGCTTTAGGATTGGCGATCTTTTTAGTGATCTTAGAAGTAGTTTTAGGTGTAATGCTGTTGGTTGGCTATAAATCAAAACTAACGATTTGGGCTTTATTACTATTGATCGTTTTCTTTACTTTCCTTACCTTCTACTCTGCTTATTTTGATGTGGTAAAAGATTGCGGATGTTTCGGAGATGCTTTACACTTAACACCTTGGCAATCATTCACAAAAGATGTTGTTTTACTATTCTTTATCTTGATTTTATTCATCAACAAAAAATTAGTAAAACCTTTATTTTCTAAATTGGTTACTAACATTATCACTTTAATCAGTATTATTTTATGTGTATTTATGGCGGTTTGGGTTATCAATCATAATCCGATCAAAGATTTCCGTCCATATAAAGTGGGAACAAACATCGAAAAAGGAATGGAAATTCCAGAAGGTGCTCCAAAATCAGTTGTAGAAATGATTTTTATCTATAAAGTAAACGGAGTTGATAAAGAATTTACTGAAAAAGATTTAATGAATATTCCTGAAGGAGCAGTATTTGTTGACAGAAAAGACAAGATAATCTCTGAAGGTTACGTGCCTCCTATTCATGATTTTACCATGACAAAAGATGATTCTGATTACAAAGAAGAATTATTAAAAGAGCCTAAATTACTGATTTATGTAACTTACGATTTGAATCTATCAAATCCAGAAGGAATGAAAAAATTAGCAAAAGTTACTGCAGACGCAAAAGCAAAAGGTTACAAAGTAATTGGAATGACTGCTTCTGGAGCTGACGAAATCGCTAAAGCGAAAAATGACTATGCTCTAGACATCGATTTCTATTTCTGCGATGGAACTGCTTTAAAAACAGTTGAAAGAGCAAATCCAAGTATTGTGGTTGTACATGACGGAACTATCGCTCAAAAAGTACATTACAATGATGTAGATGATTTGAAATTATAA
- a CDS encoding DUF1599 domain-containing protein: MKNTSQEFDNVIAVCRTLFINKMKDYGSAWRILRLPSLTDQIFIKAQRIRSLQENEVRKVDEDEKGEFIGIINYSIMALIQLELGVVDQPDLDVEKATELYDAKVKLTKDLMEAKNHDYGEAWRDMRVSSLTDLILQKLLRVKQIEDNKGKTIVSEGIDANYQDMINYSVFALILNPITK, translated from the coding sequence ATGAAGAATACTTCCCAAGAGTTTGATAATGTTATCGCGGTTTGCCGAACATTGTTTATCAATAAAATGAAAGATTATGGCAGTGCGTGGAGAATCTTAAGATTGCCATCATTGACAGATCAGATTTTTATAAAAGCGCAAAGAATTAGAAGTTTACAGGAAAACGAAGTCCGTAAAGTAGATGAAGACGAAAAAGGAGAATTTATCGGAATCATTAATTATTCGATTATGGCTTTAATTCAATTAGAATTGGGCGTTGTAGATCAGCCAGATCTTGACGTAGAAAAAGCAACTGAATTATACGATGCTAAAGTAAAATTGACCAAAGACTTAATGGAAGCCAAAAATCACGATTACGGCGAAGCTTGGCGTGATATGCGCGTAAGTTCGTTAACCGATTTGATTTTGCAGAAACTCCTTCGCGTTAAGCAAATTGAAGATAATAAAGGAAAAACAATAGTATCTGAAGGAATCGATGCTAATTATCAGGATATGATTAATTATTCTGTTTTTGCTTTAATCCTAAACCCAATTACTAAATAA